The following are from one region of the Actinopolyspora halophila DSM 43834 genome:
- a CDS encoding ScbR family autoregulator-binding transcription factor: MVKQERAARTRASVLRAGAEVIAARGYEGATIAEILEHAGVTKGAMYFHFPSKQALAQAVIEEQTNVRVEQGGVSRLQDAVDFSHKVGVALRDDPLFQAGTRIAVETGFGQDPMVPYQDWSELFRGVFSEAQHAGELLPTIDPGETAELFVASYLGTQLFSQASTNRADISGWVARLWQHLLPGMAAPGVLARIDPHGRAVSASVEAV; encoded by the coding sequence TTGGTCAAGCAGGAGCGTGCGGCACGAACCCGAGCCTCCGTGTTGCGTGCGGGAGCCGAGGTCATCGCCGCGCGTGGTTACGAGGGCGCGACCATCGCCGAGATACTCGAGCACGCGGGTGTCACCAAGGGCGCGATGTACTTCCACTTCCCCTCCAAGCAGGCCCTCGCGCAGGCGGTGATCGAGGAACAGACAAATGTCCGGGTCGAACAGGGTGGTGTCTCGCGCCTGCAGGACGCCGTCGACTTCTCGCACAAGGTCGGTGTGGCCCTGCGGGACGACCCCCTGTTCCAGGCGGGCACCCGGATCGCGGTGGAGACCGGCTTCGGGCAGGACCCCATGGTGCCCTACCAGGACTGGAGTGAGCTGTTCCGCGGCGTTTTCAGCGAGGCGCAGCACGCCGGTGAGCTGTTGCCGACGATCGATCCCGGTGAGACCGCGGAGCTGTTCGTCGCCTCCTACCTCGGTACGCAGCTGTTCTCCCAGGCGTCCACCAACCGTGCGGACATTTCCGGGTGGGTGGCGAGGCTGTGGCAACATCTGTTGCCCGGCATGGCCGCTCCCGGTGTGCTCGCACGGATCGATCCGCACGGCAGGGCCGTGTCGGCCTCGGTGGAGGCGGTCTGA
- a CDS encoding ScbR family autoregulator-binding transcription factor produces the protein MMSKRQERAVRTREVVLRAAAETFERDGVNATSLAWISEVAEVSKGALYFHFDSKDELAEAVCAEGHGRMSSLVRDCCRTGAPALEKLAKLCRDLVRAVRGDVVVRAALSLVRERGVPRALHVDPYRNWCRLVHRLLSRARAEGGLGGGVDVDTSTALLVSAAMGVEVLSRRDPSWLDEELLGRVWETVFPAPLS, from the coding sequence ATGATGTCGAAGAGGCAGGAACGAGCCGTGCGGACGCGGGAAGTGGTCCTGCGGGCCGCCGCGGAGACGTTCGAGCGGGACGGGGTCAACGCGACGAGTCTGGCCTGGATCTCCGAAGTGGCCGAGGTTTCGAAGGGAGCGTTGTACTTCCACTTCGATTCGAAGGACGAGCTGGCCGAGGCCGTGTGCGCGGAAGGGCACGGTCGGATGAGCTCCCTGGTCAGGGACTGTTGCCGGACCGGCGCTCCCGCGCTCGAGAAGTTGGCGAAGCTGTGTCGCGATCTGGTTCGCGCGGTGCGCGGCGATGTGGTGGTTCGTGCGGCGCTCAGTCTGGTCCGGGAGCGAGGTGTTCCCCGTGCGCTGCACGTGGATCCCTATCGGAACTGGTGCCGGTTGGTGCACCGGCTGCTCTCCCGGGCCAGGGCGGAGGGAGGTCTGGGTGGAGGTGTCGACGTGGACACCTCCACGGCCCTGCTGGTCTCGGCGGCCATGGGAGTGGAGGTGCTTTCCCGCAGGGATCCTTCCTGGCTGGACGAGGAGCTGTTGGGGCGCGTGTGGGAGACGGTGTTCCCCGCGCCGCTGTCGTGA
- a CDS encoding rhodanese-like domain-containing protein, with amino-acid sequence MDTPEVRELTGANPRTRLIDVRTPGEFTAEHIPGSHNVPLDLLRERSSELTPAHEDPVVLVCASGNRAEQARELLESAGTDRAGVLRDGLSGWREHGAPVEHGSGTWSMERQVRLAAGSLVLLGVVGSVFLRPLKWLAGFVGAGLTFAAVSNTCAMARLLELLPHNRGPQHKASELLGVLTDRHPPTEPGR; translated from the coding sequence ATGGACACACCAGAGGTTCGCGAGCTGACCGGGGCGAACCCGCGCACGCGCCTCATCGACGTGCGCACCCCGGGCGAGTTCACCGCGGAGCACATCCCCGGCTCCCACAACGTACCGCTGGACCTGTTACGCGAGCGCAGCTCAGAGCTGACCCCCGCTCACGAGGACCCGGTGGTGCTCGTGTGCGCTTCCGGCAACCGGGCCGAGCAGGCACGCGAGCTGCTGGAATCAGCGGGGACCGATCGGGCCGGAGTGCTGCGCGACGGATTGTCGGGCTGGCGGGAACACGGTGCGCCCGTCGAGCACGGTTCCGGTACCTGGTCCATGGAGAGGCAGGTCCGGTTGGCGGCAGGCTCGCTGGTGCTGCTCGGCGTGGTGGGAAGCGTCTTCCTCCGCCCACTGAAGTGGCTGGCCGGGTTCGTCGGCGCCGGTCTGACCTTCGCGGCCGTCAGCAACACCTGCGCCATGGCACGACTGCTCGAGCTGCTTCCGCACAACCGCGGCCCCCAGCACAAGGCCTCCGAACTGCTCGGAGTCCTGACGGATCGGCACCCTCCGACGGAACCCGGTCGCTGA
- a CDS encoding MDR family NADP-dependent oxidoreductase: MNSLQSSAPPATHNEIRLVAHAEGTLTTEHFDLTESPVPEPGPDQVLVRNRTMAVSTAMRTRATTTELPVSTYVPGEPLWGPAIGEVVIAPADTDLAVGDLVRHSHGWREYAVVDTARARWLDPNVLPEPATFLSRGATAWAALTRTVGIRPGETVFVTGAAGGVGSMAGQIARLLGAGRVIGSTGSDGKGRYLREKLGHDGVVSRSAGNFEQQLRRAAPEGVDVVFDTVGGEQLRAAITTARSGARVVLVGALSGQLGGDGLSSPVELDSSVLITRRITVHGFSLVDHPDAEEEWNHRFGTGLRDGTLIFPHTRLHGLDRAPGALCELAEGRHTGTVLVDL, from the coding sequence GTGAACAGCCTTCAAAGCTCCGCCCCGCCCGCCACCCACAACGAGATCCGGCTCGTGGCGCACGCGGAGGGAACACTCACCACCGAGCACTTCGACCTGACCGAATCGCCCGTCCCCGAACCGGGGCCGGACCAGGTGCTGGTGCGCAACCGGACAATGGCCGTTTCCACCGCGATGCGCACGAGGGCGACCACCACGGAACTGCCCGTGTCCACCTACGTTCCGGGAGAACCGCTGTGGGGCCCCGCGATCGGGGAAGTCGTCATCGCCCCGGCCGATACCGACCTCGCAGTCGGCGACCTCGTGCGCCACTCCCACGGCTGGCGCGAGTACGCGGTGGTGGACACCGCCCGAGCGCGGTGGCTCGACCCGAACGTGCTGCCCGAACCGGCCACGTTCCTGTCCCGGGGAGCCACCGCCTGGGCCGCGCTCACGCGCACCGTGGGAATCCGTCCCGGTGAGACCGTGTTCGTGACGGGAGCCGCCGGGGGAGTGGGGAGCATGGCCGGGCAGATCGCCCGTCTGCTCGGAGCCGGCCGCGTCATCGGCAGCACCGGTTCCGACGGCAAAGGGCGGTACCTGCGCGAAAAACTGGGTCACGACGGTGTCGTGTCCCGCTCGGCCGGGAATTTCGAACAACAGCTGCGGCGAGCCGCTCCGGAGGGTGTGGACGTCGTCTTCGACACCGTCGGCGGCGAGCAGCTGCGTGCCGCGATCACCACGGCTCGAAGCGGCGCTCGGGTGGTCCTGGTCGGCGCCCTGTCCGGTCAGCTGGGCGGTGACGGGCTCAGTTCCCCCGTGGAACTGGACTCCTCCGTGCTGATCACACGAAGGATCACCGTGCACGGCTTCTCGCTGGTCGACCACCCCGACGCCGAGGAGGAGTGGAACCACCGGTTCGGCACCGGACTACGTGACGGAACCCTGATCTTCCCGCACACGCGGCTGCACGGGTTGGACCGCGCCCCCGGCGCCCTGTGCGAGCTGGCGGAAGGACGACACACCGGAACGGTCCTCGTGGACCTCTGA
- a CDS encoding sulfite exporter TauE/SafE family protein has translation MILAAVFGAVIGLALGSLGAGGAVLAVPALVYGVGLPLRIAIPTSLAVVAVSALGGLLPRARRARVRWPIAAVFAVAGAPAAFGGTALGQLLPQRWLLLAFAALMAVVALRMLRSGEERGGACRTVEGGIDWRSCLPKSIGAGALVGVLTGLFGVGGGFVVVPALTTLLGVGSQAAVATSLVVVSANSTVGLVAHAGAVQLDYGLLGVFAGTALVVSVLAGTLTARLPARLVREWFARVVLTVAAGVALAAVFAPSALGG, from the coding sequence ATGATCCTGGCAGCCGTCTTCGGGGCGGTCATCGGCTTGGCGCTCGGTTCGCTCGGAGCCGGAGGGGCCGTGCTGGCCGTCCCGGCGCTTGTCTACGGCGTAGGACTGCCGCTGCGGATCGCGATCCCCACCTCGCTCGCCGTGGTGGCGGTCTCGGCGCTGGGTGGCCTGCTTCCCCGCGCTCGACGCGCCCGAGTGCGGTGGCCGATCGCAGCGGTGTTCGCCGTGGCGGGCGCACCGGCGGCTTTCGGCGGCACCGCCCTGGGACAGCTGCTCCCCCAGCGATGGCTGCTGCTCGCGTTCGCGGCGCTCATGGCCGTCGTGGCCCTGCGGATGCTGCGCAGCGGCGAAGAGCGGGGCGGGGCGTGTCGAACCGTCGAGGGCGGGATCGACTGGCGCAGCTGCCTGCCGAAGTCGATCGGAGCCGGGGCCCTGGTCGGGGTGCTGACCGGACTCTTCGGAGTCGGGGGCGGATTCGTCGTGGTCCCCGCGCTGACGACACTGCTCGGGGTCGGTTCCCAAGCCGCCGTGGCGACCTCGCTCGTGGTGGTCTCCGCCAACTCGACGGTGGGGCTGGTCGCGCACGCGGGGGCGGTGCAGCTCGACTACGGACTGCTGGGCGTCTTCGCCGGAACGGCACTGGTGGTTTCGGTGCTGGCGGGTACTCTCACCGCGCGACTACCCGCGCGGCTCGTGCGCGAGTGGTTCGCCCGCGTAGTGTTGACCGTGGCCGCCGGGGTGGCGCTCGCGGCCGTGTTCGCCCCTTCAGCGCTCGGGGGGTGA
- a CDS encoding ScbA/BarX family gamma-butyrolactone biosynthesis protein: MTLSIESNNSIDSHAAVDDVPHEEPEVSFERTLPRHLVHRAANAEVLLTSFRQRGESSFVVGAQLPRTHGLYRPIGGTYDSMLFAEAVRQSGLVLGHAGFGVPRGYQYVMWTLSYEMVPLGLRLAETPANLTLEIECSDVKWRGKNFSGARMRVLAYRERNFVGRADVEFSCLSPAVFARLRTNGADWDFALEEELPEPVRPETAGRARSFDVVLSPTEHENSWQLRVERDHPVLFDHPVEHVPGMAILEGFRQAAQCRFYPDAVMPVGMDARFHRYVELGRPCRIRVVEPDAGGEERISMVAEQSGETMVEAALDVRVFE; the protein is encoded by the coding sequence GTGACTCTGAGTATTGAATCCAACAACTCGATTGATTCCCACGCCGCTGTCGACGACGTTCCTCACGAGGAGCCGGAGGTATCGTTCGAACGGACTCTGCCGCGCCATCTCGTTCATCGAGCGGCGAACGCGGAGGTATTGCTCACCAGCTTCCGGCAACGCGGCGAATCGAGCTTCGTCGTCGGAGCACAACTTCCACGCACTCACGGACTGTATCGACCGATCGGTGGCACGTACGATTCCATGCTGTTCGCGGAGGCCGTTCGGCAATCGGGGTTGGTGCTCGGGCACGCCGGATTCGGTGTTCCGCGTGGATACCAGTACGTCATGTGGACGCTGTCCTACGAAATGGTTCCCCTGGGGTTGCGACTCGCGGAAACACCCGCGAATCTCACGCTGGAGATCGAATGCAGCGATGTGAAGTGGCGCGGTAAGAATTTCTCCGGGGCGCGCATGCGCGTGCTCGCCTACCGTGAGCGGAACTTCGTCGGTCGGGCGGATGTGGAGTTCAGCTGTCTGTCTCCCGCGGTGTTCGCCCGCCTGCGCACGAACGGTGCCGACTGGGATTTCGCGCTCGAGGAGGAGCTTCCGGAGCCGGTCCGGCCCGAAACCGCCGGTCGTGCGCGTTCCTTCGACGTCGTCCTGTCCCCCACTGAGCACGAGAACAGCTGGCAGCTGCGCGTGGAACGTGACCACCCGGTTCTGTTCGACCATCCCGTCGAGCACGTTCCGGGAATGGCGATTCTGGAGGGGTTCCGGCAGGCGGCGCAGTGCCGCTTCTATCCGGACGCGGTGATGCCGGTGGGAATGGACGCGCGGTTCCACCGCTACGTGGAACTCGGTCGGCCGTGCCGAATTCGCGTGGTCGAGCCCGACGCGGGGGGCGAAGAACGCATCTCCATGGTGGCCGAGCAGTCCGGGGAGACCATGGTGGAAGCCGCGCTCGACGTCCGGGTATTCGAGTGA